The Corynebacterium callunae DSM 20147 genomic sequence AACCCTAATTGCCACGCCCATAAAATTTTGCTCCTTGAATGAGGATTAGTCCTGCACCGCGTCAGCGTGCTCAGACCTAATTTTGTCAATGGTACCCAAGAGCACATCATGTGCCTTAGGCGTACCAGCGATAACACCTTTGCCAGGCTGCCATTGCTGTCCATCGGTATCAGTTACTACCGCTCCAGCTGCCCGCAAAAGCATGACACCTGCAGCGTTGTCCCAAATATGGGGACTAAAAGAAACACAAGCTCCAAAAATTCCCTGTGCGGTAAATGCAAGATCAACACCAACTGAGCCGGTAATGCGTGGTCGCAAATAAGACTCTGTTAGTTCCGCTAAAAGGTCGCGGCGTACCTCCACCGGGAAGGTGGATTCGCGGGGCGAGGCCATGGAACTAAAACCAATGTGGGCGACCAAATGTGATTGATCCTCCAATGGTTTTTGGGCCTGAC encodes the following:
- a CDS encoding inositol monophosphatase family protein, which codes for MDARGMLAIAEAVVDDAEALFIKGFGASPAHMKSPGDFATKVDLEIESHMRSMLEMMTGIPVIGEEAGGASSGTRWVIDPIDGTANFAASNPMSAILVSLVVDEQPVLGITAMPMLGKRLSAFEGSPLMINGQAQKPLEDQSHLVAHIGFSSMASPRESTFPVEVRRDLLAELTESYLRPRITGSVGVDLAFTAQGIFGACVSFSPHIWDNAAGVMLLRAAGAVVTDTDGQQWQPGKGVIAGTPKAHDVLLGTIDKIRSEHADAVQD